Below is a genomic region from Desulfonispora thiosulfatigenes DSM 11270.
TTTAAAGGAGTATCTAGTTTCGCCTGATAAGCTAAAGAAAAAGGTAGAACTTGTTAATTTAAGTTTTGAAACTACCAAAGAGTTATCTTCAGGAGAAACAATTATTGGTCAGGAAAGAGCAATTAAGTCCATGGATTTCGGATTGCAAATTAAAAAGAGTGGCTACAATATATTTATAACAGGGTTAACTGGAACTGGAAAAACATCATATGCAGAGTTGTCTTTGGGGAAATTTGCAAAACACGAAGAAATCCCAAATGATATTTGTTATGTATATAATTTTACTAAACCTAGTTTACCATTATGCATTGAACTAGAAGCAAGTAAGGGCAAAGAGCTTAAAGAGGATATGAAAAAATTTATTGAAAAACTAAAAGAAGTAATACATACTGTCTTTTTAGCAGAAAACTACGAAGAAAAGAAAAAAGAAATTATAAAGGATTATAAGGAAAAAAGAAATCAAATTATCGAAGAATTAAGAATTTATGCTAAGGATAAAAACTTTCTTTTAAAAAGCACAACTTCTGGATATATTACTTTACCAATGATTGAAAACAAAGAAATTACAAATGATGAATTTGAAACATTAGAGGAAACATTAAAAAGCGAAATTGAAGAAAATTCTGAAAAGGTACAACAAAAAGCCCTTGAAGTTTTAAAAGAAATAGAAAAAATTGAAAAAAATTCTGAAGTAAAGCTCATTAAGTTAAAAGAAAAAACAGGTTTATCCATTGTAAAATACTTTATTTGTTGTTTGCAAACTAAATATCTTACAAATAAAAAATTGTATAATTATTTTATAGAACTTAAAGAAGATATCTTAAAAAACTTAGATATTTTTTTACCAGACGAAGATGACGACGAAGATGAAGATGATGAAGATGATAAAATTAATAGTTTAAAAAGAAAAACTGAAAAGGAGTTATTTTTAAAAAGATATCAAGTTAACCTATTAATTGATAATAGTAATTTAGAAGGGGCACCAGTAATTGTTGAATTAAATCCCAATTTTCAAAACATACTTGGCAAATTAGAATACGATAATGATAAAGGTTCTTTAACTACTAATTTCATGAAAATAAAACCCGGGGCACTTCATAAAGCAAATGGTGGATATTTAGTTTTACAGGCAAAAGATGTATTAACTAACCCTTATGTATGGGAAAGTTTAAAACGCACCTTAAAATCTAATAAAATATATATAGAAGATATCAAAGAACAAGTTGGATATGTCACGATTGCGAGTTTAAAGCCTGAACCAATTGATATGAATATCAAGGTGATTTTACTAGGACCTCCTTATATTTATAGTTTACTATATGACAAGGATGAGGATTTTCGTAAACTATTTAAAATTAAAGTAGCCTTTGATTATGAGATGTCAAGCAATGACAAAAATACAAGCAAAATGGTGTATTTTATTGCGTATCACTGTAACAAAGATAATTTAAAACATTTTAATTATGAAGCAGTAATTAAAGTAATTGAATATAGTAATCGACTAGCAGGAAATCAAGATAAGCTAACTACTAGGTTTAATGAGTTATTAGAGATAATATATGAGGCCGATACTTATGCTAAAATTGATAACTCAGAATATGTTTTAGGTGAGCACGTACAAAAAGCCATCGAAGAAAAAAAATATAGACATAATTTATATGAAGAAAAAGTGTATGAACAAATAGGAAGTGGTAAAGTTTTAATATCAGTAGAGGGTTATAAGGTTGGTGAAATAAATGCATTATCGGTTGTAGATATAGGTGATTATACTGTAGGAAAACCAAATAGAATTACGGCTACAACCTACATGGGAAAAGAAGGAGTAATAAATATAGAAAGAGAGACAAATTTAAGTGGTAATATTCATGATAAAGGTTTATTAATTTTAAAAGGATACTTAGGTGAACAATTTGCTCAAAATTATGCACTAACGCTATCTGCTAAAATCTGTTTTGAACAATTATATGGTGGCATTGATGGAGACAGTGCCTCTAGCACAGAATTATATGTACTACTATCTAGTCTTTCGGACTGTGCTATAAATCAAGGTATAGCTGTTACGGGATCTATTAATCAAAAAGGAGAAATTCAACCGGTGGGTGGAATTACTGAAAAGATAGAAGGGTTTTATGATATTTGTAAAATTAAAGGTTTTACAGGGAGCCAAGGAGTCTTAATACCTAAGAAGAATATTTCAGATTTAGTATTAAAAGACGAAATCATTGAAGCAGTAAAAGAAGGAAAATTTAGTATATACGCAATTGACGATATTAAACAAGGAATAGAAATTCTTACAGGTCAAACTGCAGGGACAAAAGATTCTACAGGCAGATATCCTGAAGGAACGTTGTATCATAAAATAGAATTAAGATTAGAAAAATATAGAAAAGAATTGAATTGTACTAATATAAAACAATAGTAAGTTAAGCTACCTATGAGTTTAGGTAGCTGTTTTTTTGAGCATATTAATTATTATAAACCTTAATTTGTTATTTTTCTTAGGAAATCATATTTGGGAGGATTTAAATATGCAGTATGGATGTATGGTTTGTAATGGAATCGAACAGTTTGCGCCAGAATGCAAAAGATGTCATCAAAAGATGAAGGATTTAGGAAGAATAGAAGATTATTATTCGTCTTATAGCCCTTATGAAGAACAGGATTCAATTGCTATCTTACAAGAAGCTACTAATGCTTGTATCCATTTGATTCATTGTGAAGAATGTAGCTATACCAAAAAGATAAAAATACCTTACACAAAAATATAATTAAAAAAATAAGGTTGTTTACTTAAGAAAATAAAGGACTTAGAAAAGAAATGTAGAAATTTATGTTAACTAATATTTTTTTAAGGTGAAATTATGACGATAAAAGAAAATATCAAAAAAACAAAAAGACGAAAAAAATCGTCAAAAAGCTTAAAACTACCTAAAATAATTTTTATTATGGTTATTTTGTGGTTTTTTGGTAATGCAATTTATAGCTTTGTGATAAGTTCCTTAATTCAAACTGAACTAGCAGCAGAGGGAGTTATTGAAAAAAATTATGAAACACATGGTTTCATAATTAGAGAAGAACATATTATTACTACACCGTCATCAGGAACAATTGAGAATTTATTTCCAGATGGGGAAAAAATAGCAAAAAATAATGAAGTATATGCTATTAAAACTGTTAAAGGCAATGCATTACAAAAAGGACAACAAGTTTCTGTAAAGGCTCCAATATCTGGAATAGTATCTTATAATATAGATGGATTAGAAAGTAATTTTAGTGAGGATGAACTACAAAATATTAATATCAAGAAATTAGCACAACTGCAACCTAAAAATACTAATAATACCAAAAAACAAGTTGTAGAAAAGGGAACAGAAGTTTGTAAAATTATTGATAACTTAAAAGATATAAAATGTTTTATAGAATTTCCTTTAAATACATTTAATAAGCCAATTCAACAAGGTCAAGTCTTACAAATTAGATTGCCTAAATACGATGAAGTTGTATTTGCTCCAGTTATTGATTTAAAAGGAGTTGGAAATAAGGCACAAATCTTGGTGGAGATTCCACGGATGTGTTATAGTTTAATTAATGAAAGGGTTATCGATATTGAAATTATCACTAAAAAGAAAGAAGGAATACTACTTCCTTCCAAAGCAATAGTTTATAATGAAAACAAAGAATCCGGGGTATATTGGAAAAATAGAGGACTAGTTTTATGGCGTCCTATTAAAGTTATTGAAAAAAAAGATAATATAGTTTTGGTTCAAGGGATAGATCCTTTAACAGAGGTAATCACAAATCCTAAATGGGTTAAAAAAGGACAATATTTATACTAGGAGTGAATGATAGTGGATATTATTGAAAACTTTAAAAAAGTTAACAACAATATTGCTAATGCAATAGAAAAGGGAAATAAGGGTAATAAGGTTTCTTTAATAGCTGTAACTAAAAATCATACTATTGAAGAAATTTCAAATATTGTTAATCAAAATCACTTTTTATTAGGTGAAAATAGAGTACAGGAGTTACTAGAAAAGTATGATAGCTTACCAGAAGAAGTACAGTGGCATTTAATTGGTCATTTACAAAAAAACAAAGTCAAATATATAACGGATAAAGTTAAATTAATCCATTCCCTTGATAGCTATGGTTTGGCAAAAGAAATAAATAAGAGAATGAAACCTTTAGAAAAACCAATGGATTGTTTGGTTCAAGTAAATATAGCGGAAGAAGAAAGTAAATTTGGTTTAAAAATAGCTGAAACTATACCTTTCATTGAAGAAGTTAGTCATTTACCTTTTGTTAGAATTAAAGGATTAATGACAATGGCACCATATGTAGAAAATCCAGAAGAAGTTAGACCAGTATTTAAAGAAGCATATAATATTTTTCAGCAAGTAAAAGAAAAAAACATCCCAAATGTTAATATGGATACTTTATCTATGGGTATGACTAATGATTATCAAATAGCAATTGAAGAAGGTGCAACTATAGTAAGAGTTGGAAGTGCAATTTTTGGACCTCGAAGTTATAACTAAAAGGTGTGGGGGGGAATAATAATGGTAATGGATAAATTATTAAACTTAATGGGTTTTGCTGATGAACAAGAAGAAATATATGAAGAAACGAGTGAACCAGAAGAAAAAAGACGAAAAGGACAAATAGTTGCTCTACATAATAGAGAAAGTGTAAAAGTTAAAGTTGTTGAGCCTTTATGTTTTGAAGAAGCACAAAAAATAGCTGATGATTTAAAAAATCGAAAAGCTGTGGTAATTAATTTAGAACAAGCTGAATTAGATTTAGCTATACGTGTTATAGATTTTGTCGGTGGAACTGCATATGCGATTGGTGGCTCAATGCAAAAAATAGGTAAAGGAATAATTTTAGTTGTTCCCCCAAATATAGACATTGATGGAAGTCTAGCAGAAGTTAACCAAATCGAACAAAAAGATAAAGAAGTATTTTCCTGGGTATCTAATTTTCCCAAAAAGGAGAATTCTAGATAATGTCAAAATACAAGTTAGGCATAATAGGAATAGGAGCAATGGCTGAAGCAATTGTAAGAGGTGTAGTAAAAACTAACCTATTTAACCAGCAAGAAATTATTGCTTCGGGGCGTAGAGATGAACGCTTAAATTATATCACCAATCAACTAGGAATTAGCACAACTAAAGACAATAAAGAAATATTTAATAATTCAGAAATTGTGATGATTTGTGTTAAACCACAAAATCTTGAAGAAGCAATAAAAGAAGTAAATTTAGAAAAAAAGAATATCCTGATTATTTCGATAATTGTAGGAATTACAACCACTAGATTAGAAGATCTTTTAGGTAAAAATCCTATTATTAGAGTAATGCCTAATACACCTGCTTTAATAGGAGAAGGTATGACAGCTTTATGTAAAAATAAATATGCTCATGAAGAACATATTGAAGTTGCGCAAAATATTTTTGAGCAAATTGGTAAAACTATTATCACAGAAGAAAATATGATAGATGCTGTAACTGGTTTAAGTGGAAGTGGACCCGCTTATGTATATCAGTTTATTGAAGCTCTAGCTGATGGTGGAGTTTTAGTAGGATTACCTAGACAGGTGGCCTACGAATTAGCAGTACAAACAATTATAGGATCTGCAAAAATGGTAAGAGAAACTGGAATGCATCCAGGAGAGTTAAAAGATAAGGTTACATCCCCAAAAGGAACAACTATTGAAGGTATACGCGTATTGGAGAAAAACGCTTTTAGGGCTACAGTAATAGAGGCAGTAGAAGCCAGCTACCTAAAGGCTAAAAATATTGGATCATAAATAGAGGTGTTTTAATGTTATTGTTTAAGTTGATAGTTACAGCTTTTGATGTAATGAGTTGGTTAATTATAGCTAGGGTATTATTGTCGTGGATACCACATAATCCCCAAAATATGATAATCAATTTCATATATGAATTAACAGAATTGATACTAGGACCTATTAGAAGATTTATGCCTAGTCTTGGAGGCTTAGACTTTTCACCAGTAATTGCTATTATATTTTTAGATTGGTTGTTAAAACCACTTGTTTTATCTTTATTAAGTATAATTCTTTAAATGAAAAAGGTGAATATAATTTTAAACAGTGATACAAAAGAGTTTATAAAAAGACTAGAAGATAAAGTAGAATTAGTTATAAAGAGAAATCAAGTACAGGTAACTGAATTTATAGACCCCTATTTATGTAAAGTCGGCGAAGATCTTTTAAAAAAGAATTCTTACATAAAATATTTAAGTTATGGTGGAACTGATGAATGTGAACGAAAAAGAATAATTATTTCACCCGACTTCGTTGAAATGGACAGAGGCTTGTCTGGGATAAGTGTTATTGAATATAAAGGAAATTTGGAATATCTAAAGGTTAGTCATAGAGACTTTTTAGGTGCCTTACTGTCACTTGGAATTAAAAGAGAAAAAATTGGTGATATTTATCCTAATAATGATGGTTGTATAGTTATGATTAATGAGGAATTATCAGATTATATTATTATAAATGCACCTAAAATTAAAGGCGTTCCTTTGACAGGTGTTAAGTTACCACTAGGTACTTGGCAACGGCCCAAAGAACAAACAAAAGATATTTTTGTGAGTTTAGCTTCGTTACGTTTAGACGCTGTTGTCGCAAATGGTTTTGGAATATCTAGAGCTAAAGCTTCTGAAGAAATCAAAAAAGGGAAAGTAAAAGTTAATTGGAGAGAAGTTCAAAGTTTATCAAATATTTGTGAGGAAAAAGATGTAATCTCTTTTAGAGGAAAAGGTAGAATTATTTTAGAAGAAGTAATTGGACAAACTCACAAAGGACGAATAAAAACTAAAATCATACGTTTTCAGTAGGAGGGATAGGGGTGCTTACTCCATTAGATATACATAATAAAGAATTTAAGAGGTCATTACGTGGTTATGATGTAGACGAAGTAGACGAATTTTTAGATGAAGTGATAAAAGATTATGAAAAAACATATAAAGACAATTTAGATTTAAAAGATAAAATTGAAAAAACTCAAGGTGATATAAATAGATATAAAGATTTAGAGGAAACTTTACATAATACACTTGTTCTAGCCCAAAAGACAGCTGAGGAAGTTAGAATTAATGCTCATAAAGAAGCTGAGTTAATTATACAAAAAGCACAAAAGGATGCAGAAAATATTATATCTGGAGCAAATCAAAAGATTATTGATATTAAGGTAGAGTATAAACAATTTCAAAATAATGTACAACAATTTAAAGCCCAATTTAAATCTTTTTTATTAACTCAACTTGAACTAGTGGAAGAAGAAAAAGCAAAAGAATCTGAAATGTATGGAGAAAATATTGTCCTTTCTAACGCAGAATGAGCAAGGAGTACAAATTAAGGTTAGGCTTCAGCCGAGGGCAAGTAAAAATGAAATAAAAGGAATGCAGGGCGACAGTTTGAAATTAAGACTTACTTCTCCTCCAGTTGATGGGGAAGCAAATAATGCTTGTCAGCTTTTTTTTTCTAAGTTATGTAAAATTCCTAAAACTAATATACTTATAATAAGTGGGCATAAAAGTAGAAATAAAACCATCTTAATTAAAAACTTAACGAAGGAATCAATGACACAAATATTACAAGACTATATATAAAACCTATAAATTAAAAATCCAAAGCAAATTAAGTTAACTTAATCTAGCTTTGGATTTTTTTATTAAAGGAATATATAACCTAATATAGAATACAATAACTATGGTAGTTTTTTACAATAAGTGATGTTTATATAATTCTTTATATTAATATAAAATAATTATTACTACAATTTTAGAAAAAAGGGATGAAAAATATGGATACTATGTTACCAAGTGAGTATGAGCGATATTTATTTCACGAAGGGAGTTTAAATAAAAGTTATAAATTGATGGGATCACAGATTGTAACCGAAAACAAAACTAAAGGCGTTCGTTTTAATGTGTGGGGTCCAAATGCAAAGGAAATTAAAATTGTAGGGGACTTTAACAATTGGAATGGTAAACATCATAATATGCATAAAATTTCTGGTTCTGGAATTTGGACTTTATTTATTCCTAATTTAGCAAAAGGTGATATTTATAAATATGAAATATATACATATTGGGGAGAAGTTTTTCAAAAATCAGACCCTTATGCCTTATATTCGGAATTAAGACCAAAGTCTGCTACGGTCATTTATGATTTAGATAACTATTCTTGGGAAGATTCCAATTGGCAAAAGAAAAAAATATCTTATGAATCTATATATAATAAACCGATAAATATATATGAGGTGCATCTTGGTTCATGGAAAAGAAAAAAAATGGAGACACATATAACTATCGTGAATTAGCAATGCATTTAGTTGAATATGTAAAGGATATGGGATATACCCACATTGAGTTGTTACCAATAATGGAGCATCCTTTTGATGGGTCATG
It encodes:
- a CDS encoding YggT family protein, whose translation is MLLFKLIVTAFDVMSWLIIARVLLSWIPHNPQNMIINFIYELTELILGPIRRFMPSLGGLDFSPVIAIIFLDWLLKPLVLSLLSIIL
- a CDS encoding RNA-binding protein is translated as MKKVNIILNSDTKEFIKRLEDKVELVIKRNQVQVTEFIDPYLCKVGEDLLKKNSYIKYLSYGGTDECERKRIIISPDFVEMDRGLSGISVIEYKGNLEYLKVSHRDFLGALLSLGIKREKIGDIYPNNDGCIVMINEELSDYIIINAPKIKGVPLTGVKLPLGTWQRPKEQTKDIFVSLASLRLDAVVANGFGISRAKASEEIKKGKVKVNWREVQSLSNICEEKDVISFRGKGRIILEEVIGQTHKGRIKTKIIRFQ
- a CDS encoding cell division protein SepF, with amino-acid sequence MVMDKLLNLMGFADEQEEIYEETSEPEEKRRKGQIVALHNRESVKVKVVEPLCFEEAQKIADDLKNRKAVVINLEQAELDLAIRVIDFVGGTAYAIGGSMQKIGKGIILVVPPNIDIDGSLAEVNQIEQKDKEVFSWVSNFPKKENSR
- a CDS encoding AAA family ATPase; translation: MRILKEYLVSPDKLKKKVELVNLSFETTKELSSGETIIGQERAIKSMDFGLQIKKSGYNIFITGLTGTGKTSYAELSLGKFAKHEEIPNDICYVYNFTKPSLPLCIELEASKGKELKEDMKKFIEKLKEVIHTVFLAENYEEKKKEIIKDYKEKRNQIIEELRIYAKDKNFLLKSTTSGYITLPMIENKEITNDEFETLEETLKSEIEENSEKVQQKALEVLKEIEKIEKNSEVKLIKLKEKTGLSIVKYFICCLQTKYLTNKKLYNYFIELKEDILKNLDIFLPDEDDDEDEDDEDDKINSLKRKTEKELFLKRYQVNLLIDNSNLEGAPVIVELNPNFQNILGKLEYDNDKGSLTTNFMKIKPGALHKANGGYLVLQAKDVLTNPYVWESLKRTLKSNKIYIEDIKEQVGYVTIASLKPEPIDMNIKVILLGPPYIYSLLYDKDEDFRKLFKIKVAFDYEMSSNDKNTSKMVYFIAYHCNKDNLKHFNYEAVIKVIEYSNRLAGNQDKLTTRFNELLEIIYEADTYAKIDNSEYVLGEHVQKAIEEKKYRHNLYEEKVYEQIGSGKVLISVEGYKVGEINALSVVDIGDYTVGKPNRITATTYMGKEGVINIERETNLSGNIHDKGLLILKGYLGEQFAQNYALTLSAKICFEQLYGGIDGDSASSTELYVLLSSLSDCAINQGIAVTGSINQKGEIQPVGGITEKIEGFYDICKIKGFTGSQGVLIPKKNISDLVLKDEIIEAVKEGKFSIYAIDDIKQGIEILTGQTAGTKDSTGRYPEGTLYHKIELRLEKYRKELNCTNIKQ
- a CDS encoding YggS family pyridoxal phosphate-dependent enzyme, whose product is MIVDIIENFKKVNNNIANAIEKGNKGNKVSLIAVTKNHTIEEISNIVNQNHFLLGENRVQELLEKYDSLPEEVQWHLIGHLQKNKVKYITDKVKLIHSLDSYGLAKEINKRMKPLEKPMDCLVQVNIAEEESKFGLKIAETIPFIEEVSHLPFVRIKGLMTMAPYVENPEEVRPVFKEAYNIFQQVKEKNIPNVNMDTLSMGMTNDYQIAIEEGATIVRVGSAIFGPRSYN
- the proC gene encoding pyrroline-5-carboxylate reductase, translating into MSKYKLGIIGIGAMAEAIVRGVVKTNLFNQQEIIASGRRDERLNYITNQLGISTTKDNKEIFNNSEIVMICVKPQNLEEAIKEVNLEKKNILIISIIVGITTTRLEDLLGKNPIIRVMPNTPALIGEGMTALCKNKYAHEEHIEVAQNIFEQIGKTIITEENMIDAVTGLSGSGPAYVYQFIEALADGGVLVGLPRQVAYELAVQTIIGSAKMVRETGMHPGELKDKVTSPKGTTIEGIRVLEKNAFRATVIEAVEASYLKAKNIGS
- a CDS encoding DUF167 domain-containing protein produces the protein MEKILSFLTQNEQGVQIKVRLQPRASKNEIKGMQGDSLKLRLTSPPVDGEANNACQLFFSKLCKIPKTNILIISGHKSRNKTILIKNLTKESMTQILQDYI
- a CDS encoding DivIVA domain-containing protein; this translates as MLTPLDIHNKEFKRSLRGYDVDEVDEFLDEVIKDYEKTYKDNLDLKDKIEKTQGDINRYKDLEETLHNTLVLAQKTAEEVRINAHKEAELIIQKAQKDAENIISGANQKIIDIKVEYKQFQNNVQQFKAQFKSFLLTQLELVEEEKAKESEMYGENIVLSNAE
- a CDS encoding HlyD family efflux transporter periplasmic adaptor subunit, translating into MTIKENIKKTKRRKKSSKSLKLPKIIFIMVILWFFGNAIYSFVISSLIQTELAAEGVIEKNYETHGFIIREEHIITTPSSGTIENLFPDGEKIAKNNEVYAIKTVKGNALQKGQQVSVKAPISGIVSYNIDGLESNFSEDELQNINIKKLAQLQPKNTNNTKKQVVEKGTEVCKIIDNLKDIKCFIEFPLNTFNKPIQQGQVLQIRLPKYDEVVFAPVIDLKGVGNKAQILVEIPRMCYSLINERVIDIEIITKKKEGILLPSKAIVYNENKESGVYWKNRGLVLWRPIKVIEKKDNIVLVQGIDPLTEVITNPKWVKKGQYLY